One genomic window of Glycine max cultivar Williams 82 chromosome 16, Glycine_max_v4.0, whole genome shotgun sequence includes the following:
- the LOC100789793 gene encoding uncharacterized protein LOC100789793, with protein MQVFSIEGESALSVVGPRPMEWSTVPYNAPQAPGPNGKQRTSSLESPIMLLSGHQSAIYTMKFNPAGSVIASGSHDREIFLWNVHGDCKNFMVLKGHKNAVLDLHWTTDGTQIVSASPDKTVRAWDVETGKQIKKMVEHLSYVNSCCPSRRGPPLVVSGSDDGTAKLWDMRQRGSIQTFPDKYQITAVGFSDASDKIFTGGIDNDVKIWDLRKGEVTMTLQGHQDMITDMQLSPDGSYLLTNGMDCKLCIWDMRPYAPQNRCVKVLEGHQHNFEKNLLKCGWSPDGSKVTAGSSDRMVYIWDTTSRRILYKLPGHNGSVNECVFHPNEPIIGSCSSDKQIYLGEI; from the coding sequence atgcaagttttTTCCATTGAAGGCGAAAGTGCTTTGTCAGTTGTTGGTCCAAGGCCAATGGAATGGTCTACTGTTCCATACAATGCCCCTCAAGCTCCTGGGCCAAATGGAAAGCAGCGGACCTCAAGTTTGGAATCACCGATCATGTTGCTGTCAGGTCACCAGAGTGCTATATATACCATGAAGTTCAATCCAGCAGGATCAGTCATTGCATCTGGATCTCATGACAGGGAAATTTTCCTCTGGAATGTGCATGGGGATTGCAAGAACTTCATGGTTCTGAAAGGTCACAAGAATGCTGTTTTAGATCTCCACTGGACTACTGATGGGACACAAATAGTCTCTGCCAGCCCCGACAAAACAGTGAGGGCATGGGATGTGGAAACaggaaaacaaatcaaaaagaTGGTAGAACATCTCTCTTATGTTAATTCATGTTGTCCTTCTCGAAGGGGACCACCTCTTGTTGTTAGTGGCTCTGATGATGGAACTGCTAAATTATGGGATATGCGTCAAAGGGGTTCCATCCAAACATTCCCAGATAAATACCAGATTACCGCTGTTGGCTTCTCAGATGCATCAGATAAGATCTTCACTGGTGGTATTGACAATGATGTCAAGATTTGGGATTTGCGTAAAGGTGAAGTTACCATGACACTTCAAGGTCATCAAGACATGATTACTGATATGCAGCTGAGTCCTGATGGGTCCTACCTTCTTACAAATGGCATGGATTGCAAACTTTGCATTTGGGATATGCGTCCGTATGCTCCGCAAAATCGCTGTGTGAAGGTGTTGGAAGGGCATCAACACAACTTTGAAAAGAACTTATTGAAGTGCGGTTGGTCTCCTGATGGAAGCAAGGTAACAGCTGGTAGTTCTGATCGAATGGTTTACATCTGGGATACCACTTCTCGCCGCATCTTGTATAAGCTTCCCGGTCACAATGGATCTGTTAACGAGTGTGTTTTTCATCCCAATGAGCCTATTATTGGATCTTGTAGCAGTGACAAGCAGATTTATCTAGGGGAGATATGA
- the LOC100527888 gene encoding plant cysteine oxidase 2 encodes MEATSLVERGRERVGHVNKVSYVRRVIAKKKKQLYRRLRRPELSVSKTLQQLFDSCREVFKGPGTVPSPQDVQRLRHILNNMKPEDVGLSRDLQFFKSGNKVKEKQRVTYTTVYKCNNFSLCIFFIPEGGVIPLHNHPDMTVFSKLLLGLMHIKSYDWVVHEASDDNLLQPQSQLRLAKLKADKVFTSSCDTSVLYPTTGGNIHEFTAITPCAVLDVIGPPYSKEDGRDCSYYRDHPYASFPNERIIGEAKEENDSYAWLEEIEMPENSEMDGIEYLGPTPF; translated from the exons ATGGAGGCAACAAGTTTGGTGGAGAGGGGTAGAGAGAGAGTTGGACATGTTAACAAGGTTAGTTATGTGAGAAGGGTCattgcaaagaagaagaaacaacttTATCGAAGGCTTAGAAGGCCTGAGTTGAGTGTTTCAAAGACTCTTCAGCAGTTATTTGATTCATGCAGAGAAGTTTTCAAAGGCCCTGGCACTGTTCCTTCACCACAAGATGTTCAGAGATTGAGGCACATACTCA ATAACATGAAGCCAGAAGATGTGGGACTAAGTAGAGATTTGCAGTTCTTCAAGTCTGGGAATAAGGTGAAAGAGAAACAAAGGGTCACTTATACAACCGTGTACAAGTGTAACAATTTCTCA CTCTGCATCTTTTTCATACCTGAAGGAGGAGTCATTCCTCTCCACAACCACCCAGACATGACTGTTTTCAGCAAACTTCTATTAGGACTAATGCACATTAAGTCCTATGATTGGGTTGTCCATGAGGCCTCTGATGACAACTTGTTGCAACCACAATCTCAAT tgaGATTGGCAAAGTTAAAAGCTGATAAGGTGTTCACATCTTCATGTGACACTTCTGTGCTGTATCCAACAACTGGAGGCAACATCCATGAATTCACAGCCATAACCCCATGTGCTGTGCTTGATGTCATTGGCCCTCCTTATTCCAAAGAAGATGGCAGGGACTGTTCCTACTACAGGGATCACCCTTATGCTTCTTTTCCTA ACGAAAGGATTATTGGTGAGGCAAAAGAGGAAAATGATAGTTACGCGTGGTTGGAAGAAATTGAGATGCCAGAGAACTCTGAAATGGATGGCATTGAGTACCTGGGTCCAACACCCTTTTAG